GCATGCGGGCGTGCCCCTCCGCGTCAGGAAGGTCCTCGTGAGGGATAAGTCCAAACCGCGAAGGGTCGCCTTGAACCAGGATATACTGACCACCAGTTTTCAAGATATCCTCAATGACAATAGCATACAAGTCGTGGTTGAGGTCATGGGGGGGCTCGAGCCGGCGGGTCCCTATATCCTGGAAGCCTTCCGGCGCGGCAAGCATGTGGTTACGGCCAACAAGGAGCTTCTCGCCAAGCGTGGCCCGGAAATATTCAAGTCATCCCGGGAGCACGGGGTGATATTGCGTTTTGAGGGGAGCGTCGCGGGCGGGATCCCCATCATAAAGCCGCTCGAGGAGTGCCTCGCAGCCAACAGGATTCAGGAGATAATGGGGATAATCAATGGGACGACCAACTACATACTAGCGAAGATGACCTCCGAGGGGCGGCAGTTCGGCGAGGTGCTGCGCGAGGCCCAGGAGAAGGGGTTTGCCGAGGCGGACCCATCCGACGATATCGAGGGAAGGGACGCGGCGTACAAGCTATCAATCCTTGCTTCGATAGCATTTGGCACGGAAGTAAGCCCTGACAATGTCTACACGGAGGGCATAACGAAAATAACACCACTTGATATTGAATACGCGAGGGAGCTCGGGTTCGTGATAAAGCTCCTGGCGATCGGCAAGGAGGTTGATGGGGCGATCGAGGCCCGCGTCCACCCGACCTTCGTCCCGTCCCGGCACCCGCTCGCGAGCGTCGACGATGCCTTCAACGCTATATTTGTAAGGGGCAACGCAGTCGGAGACCTGATGTTTTACGGCCGCGGCGCCGGGGACCTGCCGACGGGAAGCGCCGTGGTGGCTGACGTCATCGACGTCGCGAGGTCAATATTGTCCGGCGTGCCAGCCGGGGCCACGGGCCCGGGTTTTGTGCCATGGAATGGCGGCCGGAGAATATCTG
The genomic region above belongs to Bacillota bacterium and contains:
- a CDS encoding homoserine dehydrogenase codes for the protein MSESEIGIGLLGCGTVGTGVLDILQRNAGAITGHAGVPLRVRKVLVRDKSKPRRVALNQDILTTSFQDILNDNSIQVVVEVMGGLEPAGPYILEAFRRGKHVVTANKELLAKRGPEIFKSSREHGVILRFEGSVAGGIPIIKPLEECLAANRIQEIMGIINGTTNYILAKMTSEGRQFGEVLREAQEKGFAEADPSDDIEGRDAAYKLSILASIAFGTEVSPDNVYTEGITKITPLDIEYARELGFVIKLLAIGKEVDGAIEARVHPTFVPSRHPLASVDDAFNAIFVRGNAVGDLMFYGRGAGDLPTGSAVVADVIDVARSILSGVPAGATGPGFVPWNGGRRISDIESVSTRYYIHLKVIDRPGVLASIARAFGDHDVSLESVIQKGRGQNPVGLVFVTHKVLERNARAALEVIKDLPVVMDVSNVIRVEGEA